CTTGGGCATTGGGCGAATAGGGACTAATCTGAATTTTCTCGGGGCGCACACTGACCATCACAGGCAGCGCCACCCCCTTGGCCTCTAGCTCACCAGGAGACGCAGCAACCTGCAGCCCCGTCTCTGTCTCCACCTGGAGCAGCGTGCTGTCCACCGTCGCCACTCGGCCCTTCAGCAAATTCGTATCTCCAATAAAATCCGCCACAAACGGCGTTTGAGGGCGCTCGTAAATTTCCGTGGGAGAGCCGATCTGCTCGATACGTCCCTCATTCATCACCGCGATGCGATCGGACAGGCTCAGGGCCTCCTCCTGATCGTGGGTCACCATGATGAACGTCACCCCCAGCTGGCGCTGCAAATTCGACAGCTCCACCTGCATCTCCTTGCGCAGCTTGAAGTCTAGAGCGGCTAGGGGCTCATCCAGCAGGACCACCGCCGGACGATTGACCAGCGCCCGCGCCAAAGCCACCCGCTGCTGCTGGCCCCCCGATAGCTGGGAAGGATAGCGGCCTGCGTAGGCTTCCATCTTGACCAGGCGCAGAGCCTCCTGGACCCGCAGGCGAATTTCTCCGCGGCGACACTTTTTGATCCGCAACCCAAAGGCAATGTTTTCTTGGACCGTCAGGTGATTAAACAGGGCGTAGCTCTGAAAGACCGTATTGACAGGGCGCCGGTAGGCAGGCGTATTGATCATGGACTGCTGACAAATCAGCACCTCGCCCGCCGAAGGCATCTCAAAGCCTGCAATCAGGCGCAGGGTGGTTGTCTTGCCGCAGCCGGACGGCCCCAAAATACTGAAGAATTCTCCGCGCTGGACCGCGAGGTCAATGCCGCAAACCGCTGTTTCGCCATGAAAGATCTTGAAGACTTTACGCAGCTCAACATCTAGCAGCGAGTCTGCTGTACTAAGACGCTGATTCTGTGTGGCAGTCTGAGACATAGTGATGATCCCCCGCCATGATTCCCTGAGACACGGAGCGCTGGCCCCGAAGTGACCGCGCGCTTTTGCTGAATCGTTGATGTCAGATTAATGCCTCACATTGTGGGCCGAGAATTTCGCTCAAGCAATGGAGGTGGCACCCGTGATCTGGACTGCGCAGCTCTGCGTTAGCGCACTGCTGGCGATCGCGCACTCGTCCATAAGTTTCCCTTAGAAAACCCCGAAATTCATATATACCAGCAATAAATCATTATTAAGTGCTGGATTCAGTGCTGTCCCCTGCAGACTGCGGGCTCAGGGCATCGCAATTTTTAGCGCGGCTCACTTCATGCTGTGACTATCAACGAACCTCGAAATTTTCCCTGGAAATCAAAATACCGAGTGGCGTGTAGCGTCAGTCGCTTCACCACATCCCACGCCCAAAAGTGGTGGGCTTTGCTTGAAGCTCTGTAAACTGAATGACAGAACTTCCGGCAAAGTCTGTCCTTTTTCTGAGAGAGCATCGTGTGCGGACGCTTTCTAGCGTCGTTGTC
This genomic stretch from Geitlerinema sp. PCC 7407 harbors:
- a CDS encoding ABC transporter ATP-binding protein produces the protein MSQTATQNQRLSTADSLLDVELRKVFKIFHGETAVCGIDLAVQRGEFFSILGPSGCGKTTTLRLIAGFEMPSAGEVLICQQSMINTPAYRRPVNTVFQSYALFNHLTVQENIAFGLRIKKCRRGEIRLRVQEALRLVKMEAYAGRYPSQLSGGQQQRVALARALVNRPAVVLLDEPLAALDFKLRKEMQVELSNLQRQLGVTFIMVTHDQEEALSLSDRIAVMNEGRIEQIGSPTEIYERPQTPFVADFIGDTNLLKGRVATVDSTLLQVETETGLQVAASPGELEAKGVALPVMVSVRPEKIQISPYSPNAQANCFEGRLKHVMYLGTHVQCLVELQSGDRLTILQPNNSSLPAYDSTVYVYWAASDCLVLAA